From a region of the Alnus glutinosa chromosome 1, dhAlnGlut1.1, whole genome shotgun sequence genome:
- the LOC133883096 gene encoding uncharacterized protein LOC133883096, giving the protein MATTSGLDASGTVNEINGLSNESVKETSPISNSKAEPEENKSKARVDAMWEQMNKGLPNKTLKIFSNKHSSIVNKNSKNSSKNLMAYLGLAPKNTISPGQHVLPKEPGVMQDSTSDEEKRLAAAAALSAVKDAAEAKMPAAAAVVSGVKDAAEAKRRAAAAALSAVKDAAAAAASRGKVEISEVRDFAGQEIEVKKLVDADSKEASEKARGSASSAVDAVLEQIKKKPKLSVLDKSKKDWGEFKDENKGLEDELDAYKKSSNQYLDRVSFLQRTDYREFERERDARLALQARRRPDMREEP; this is encoded by the exons GTACGGTAAATGAGATCAATGGGTTATCAAATGAGTCTGTGAAAGAAACTAGTCCCATTTCAAACTCCAAGGCAGAACCAGAAGAAAATA AAAGTAAAGCTCGGGTAGATGCTATGTGGGAGCAAATGAATAAAGGCCTACCTAATAAGACGCTcaaaattttttcaaacaagCATAGTTCGATTGTGAATAAAAACTCAAAGAATTCATCCAAG AATTTGATGGCGTATCTGGGCCTGGCACCAAAGAATACAATATCTCCTGGACAACATGTACTGCCGAAGGAACCTGGTGTCATGCAGGATAGCACCAGTGATGAGGAAAAGAGgcttgctgctgctgctgctcttTCAGCAGTTAAGGATGCTGCAGAGGCCAAGATgcctgctgctgctgctgttgttTCAGGAGTTAAGGATGCTGCAGAGGCCAAGAGGcgtgctgctgctgctgctcttTCAGCAGTTAAGGATGCTGCAGCTGCTGCAGCAAGCAGGGGGAAAGTTGAG ATCTCTGAGGTTCGGGACTTTGCCGGGCAAGAAATTGAAGTCAAGAAGCTTGTTGATGCTGATTCAAAGGAGGCTTCTGAAAAAGCTAGAGGTTCTGCATCTTCTGCTGTTGATGCTGTACTTGAACAAATCAAGAAGAAACCAAAGCTCAGTGTGCTTGACAAGTCAAAAAAGGATTGGGGGGAGTTCAAGGATGAAAATAAGGGGTTGGAGGATGAATTGGATGCTTACAAGAAGAGCTCAAACCAGTATTTGGATAGGGTATCCTTCTTGCAACGAACAGATTACCGGGAGTTTGAGCGGGAGAGAGATGCACGGCTGGCTCTGCAGGCCAGGAGGAGGCCAGATATGCGGGAGGAGCCATGA
- the LOC133883080 gene encoding dihydrolipoyl dehydrogenase, mitochondrial: protein MAMASFARRKAYLLSRNLSNSSPDVFRYSHSLTAFSRGFASSGSDENDVVVIGGGPGGYVAAIKAAQLGLKTTCIEKRGALGGTCLNVGCIPSKALLHSSHMYHEAKHSFAHHGVKFSSVEIDLPAMMGQKDKAVSNLTRGIEGLFKKNKVNYVKGYGKFISPSEVSVDTPDGENTIVKGKNIIIATGSDVKSLPGITIDEKRIVSSTGALALSEIPKKLVVIGAGYIGLEMGSVWCRLGSEVTVVEFAPDIVPSMDGEIRKQFQRSLEKQGMKFMLRTKVVGVDTSGDGVKLSLEPAAGGDQITLEADVVLVSAGRSPYTAGLGLEKIGVETDKIGRILVNERFVTNVPGVHAIGDVIPGPMLAHKAEEDGVACVEFIAGKTGHVDYDKVPGVVYTSPEVASVGKTEEQVKALGVEYRVGKFPFMANSRAKAIDNAEGLVKILAEKETDKILGVHIMASNAGELIHEAAIALQYDAASEDIARVCHAHPTMSEALKEAAMATYDKPIHI from the exons atgGCCATGGCAAGCTTTGCGAGACGGAAGGCGTACCTGCTCTCAAGGAACCTCTCGAACTCGAGCCCGGACGTATTCAGGTATTCCCACTCGCTCACCGCCTTCTCCAGGGGCTTCGCGTCCTCGGGATCCGATGAGAACGACGTCGTCGTCATCGGAGGTGGGCCCGGCGGCTACGTGGCCGCTATCAAGGCCGCCCAGCTGGGTCTCAAGACCACCTGCATCGAGAAGCGTGGAGCCCTTGGCGGCACCTGCCTCAACGTCGGCTGCATCCCCTCCAAG GCACTTCTGCATTCCTCCCACATGTATCATGAAGCTAAGCATTCATTTGCCCACCATGGAGTAAAGTTTTCTTCTGTTGAGATTGATTTACCTGCCATGATGGGCCAAAAAGATAAAGCCGTCTCTAATCTTACTCGAGGTATTGAAGGCCTATTCAAGAAGAACAAGGTGAACTATGTCAAAGGCTATGGCAAGTTCATTTCCCCCTCTGAAGTTTCTGTGGACACCCCTGACGGTGAGAACACCATTGTTAAGGGCAAGAATATCATAATTGCCACTGGTTCTGATGTCAAATCCTTGCCTGGGATCACCATTGATGAGAAGAGAATTGTATCATCAACGGGAGCTTTAGCTTTGTCCGAAATCCCAAAGAAACTGGTGGTCATTGGAGCAGGCTACATTGGCCTAGAGATGGGCTCAGTCTGGTGCCGCCTTGGCTCTGAGGTAACTGTTGTAGAGTTTGCCCCGGATATTGTCCCAAGCATGGACGGGGAAATCCGTAAGCAATTTCAGCGTTCTCTTGAGAAGCAAGGAATGAAATTCATGCTCAGGACTAAGGTGGTAGGAGTTGACACTTCTGGAGATGGTGTGAAGCTGTCCCTTGAACCAGCAGCTGGTGGTGATCAGATCACACTTGAAGCTGATGTTGTTCTTGTCTCTGCCGGCAGATCTCCATACACAGCTGGACTTGGGCTGGAGAAAATAGGAGTGGAAACAGATAAGATTGGACGGATTTTAGTCAACGAAAGATTTGTTACAAATGTGCCAGGAGTTCATGCGATTGGCGACGTAATTCCAGGGCCAATGTTAGCCCACAAGGCAGAAGAAGATGGGGTTGCTTGTGTAGAGTTTATAGCTGGTAAGACGGGCCATGTGGACTATGACAAGGTCCCTGGGGTCGTCTACACGTCTCCTGAGGTTGCATCTGTTGGAAAGACTGAGGAGCAGGTAAAGGCACTTGGTGTTGAATACCGTGTTGGAAAGTTCCCTTTCATGGCAAATAGCAGGGCCAAGGCCATTGATAATGCGGAAGGGTTGGTCAAGATATTGGCTGAAAAGGAAACAGACAAGATACTGGGAGTCCATATTATGGCATCCAATGCTGGAGAGCTCATTCATGAGGCAGCGATAGCCTTGCAGTACGATGCAGCAAGTGAGGATATAGCACGTGTTTGCCATGCGCATCCAACAATGAGTGAGGCTTTGAAGGAAGCTGCCATGGCCACTTATGACAAGCCCATTCACATCTAG
- the LOC133883087 gene encoding probable protein phosphatase 2C 47, protein MIVSQEMVTEAEIIRKQSLPMLDVKYHLSVAATTQDHNLLVDVAPSHSSPIFREPRVSEPVSADISRSDSVVGCLDAVEDAAIESSAANFAPNIRSGSYADIGPRESMEDEHIRIDDLSTHMGSFFGCSMPSAFYAVFDGHGGPDAAAYIKRNAMKLFFEDADLPHTSDIDAIFLKELENSHRKSFLQADLALAAGEHSISSSCGTTALTALVLGRNLLVANAGDCRAVLCRKGVAVEMSQDHKPSCLPERRRVEELGGCIHGDYLNGLSVTRALGDWALKLPLGSASPLIAEPDFQQVLLTEEDEFLIIGCDGIWDVMTSQFAVSLVRRGLRRHEDPQQCARELVAEALRLNTTDNVTVIVICFSSPNRGRVAESCSRPRRWRCSLSEEARRKLQSLLEGN, encoded by the exons ATGATCGTGAGCCAGGAGATGGTGACCGAGGCTGAGATTATCCGCAAGCAGAGCCTTCCGATGCTGGACGTGAAGTACCATCTGAGCGTGGCCGCCACTACCCAAGACCACAACCTTCTCGTAGACGTGGCGCCCTCCCATTCGTCTCCGATCTTTCGCGAGCCTCGCGTCTCGGAACCCGTCTCCGCTGATATATCTCGCTCCGATTCG GTTGTGGGTTGCTTGGATGCTGTTGAAGATGCCGCTATAGAGTCTTCTGCTGCGAACTTTGCACCAAATATTCGTTCTGGTAGCTATGCTGACATTGGACCACGGGAATCCATGGAGGATGAACACATTCGAATTGATGACCTATCTACCCACATGGGTTCCTTCTTCGGGTGTTCTATGCCAAGTGCTTTTTATGCGGTATTTGATGGTCATGGAGGGCCTGATGCAGCTGCTTATATCAAGAGAAATGctatgaaattattttttgaggaTGCTGATTTGCCACATACATCTGATATTGATGCGATCTTTTTAAAAGAGTTGGAGAATTCTCATCGAAAATCATTTTTACAGGCAGACCTCGCCTTAGCAGCTGGTGAACATAGCATTAGCAGTTCCTGTGGAACAACGGCACTAACTGCATTAGTACTTGGAAGGAATTTACTGGTTGCAAATGCTGGCGACTGTCGAGCAGTACTCTGCCGCAAAGGAGTAGCAGTTGAGATGTCTCAGGATCATAAGCCTTCTTGTTTACCAGAACGGAGGCGAGTTGAGGAGTTAGGTGGTTGTATTCATGGTGACTATCTCAATGGTCTCAGTGTCACCCGAGCCCTTGGAGACTGGGCCTTGAAATTACCACTTGGTTCTGCATCGCCTCTCATTGCTGAGCCAGATTTTCAACAGGTTCTGTTAACAGAGGAAGATGAATTCTTGATTATTGGTTGTGATGGGATCTGGGATGTGATGACTAGCCAGTTTGCAGTCAGCCTTGTCCGCCGAGGGTTGAGGAGGCATGAAGATCCACAGCAGTGTGCCAGGGAACTTGTCGCAGAAGCATTACGCCTAAATACGACTGATAATGTCACTGTGATTGTAATCTGCTTCTCTTCCCCTAATCGTGGTCGTGTTGCTGAGTCGTGTTCTCGGCCGCGAAGGTGGAGGTGTAGTCTATCTGAGGAGGCCCGACGCAAACTGCAAAGCTTGCTAGAAGGCAACTGA
- the LOC133883105 gene encoding hydroxyproline O-galactosyltransferase GALT3 isoform X1 — MKKWSGGMFIMALAMIMFLGYSLIVIRPQKQSAYSFFRNHPANDSHTKDSDFVKSSQMEVKKASKPSKKPPLINIDGLSDLYASKKISGEESKALLVWAHMRMLLSRSDTLPETAEGVKEASVAWKELFSTIEKEKASKFSNSNNTEDKNCPYSVSTLDNTASHGGVVLELPCGLVEDSSITLVGIPDGRYQSFQIELVGSQLSGEPTPPIILHYNVSLPGDNMTEEPFIVQNTWTSEAGWGTEERCPAHGSANIVNVDGLVLCNEQIVRSTVEENINVSHPSSDALANVPSGSAHGSASFPFVEGNPFTATLWVGLEGFHMTVSGRHETSFAYREKLEPWSVSRVKVAGGLDLLSALAKGLPVSEDNDLVVDLEHLKAPSVSRKRLVMLVGVFSTGNNFERRMALRRSWMQYEAVRSGNVAVRFFIGLHKNNQVNFELWKEAQAYGDVQLMPFVDYYSLIALKTVAICILGTKILPAKYIMKTDDDAFVRIDEVLSSLKGKASNGLLYGLISFESAPHRDKDSKWYSSTEEWPHASYPPWAHGPGYIISRDIAKFIVRGHQERDLKLFKLEDVAMGIWIEQFKKSGQEVHYINDDRFYNAGCESNYVLAHYQGPRKVLCLWEMLQKEHQAICCE, encoded by the exons ATGAAGAAGTGGTCCGGAGGAATGTTTATCATGGCTCTTGCGATGATCATGTTTCTGGGTTACAGCCTTATAGTAATCCGGCCACAGAAGCAGTCAGCATATAGTTTCTTTAGAAACCATCCGGCCAATGATTCTCATACAAAGGACAGTGACTTCGTTAAGTCTTCTCAAATGGAAGTGAAAAAAGCATCAAAGCCATCAAAAAAGCCCCCTCTTATAAATATTGATGGGCTCAGTGATCTGTATGCTTCCAAAAAAATTTCTGGGGAAGAGTCGAAGGCCTTGCTTGTGTGGGCTCACATGCGTATGCTACTGTCGAGGTCTGACACTCTGCCTGAAACAGCTGAGGGGGTTAAAGAGGCTTCCGTAGCTTGGAAAGAATTATTCTCCACAATTGAGAAGGAAAAAGCCTCCAAGTTTAGCAACAGTAACAACACTGAAGATAAGAATTGCCCTTACTCTGTAAGTACACTTGATAATACAGCATCGCATGGTGGAGTCGTTCTTGAGCTCCCTTGTGGTctagttgaagattcttccatTACTTTAGTTGGCATTCCTGATGGGCGCTATCAAAGCTTTCAAATTGAACTTGTAGGCTCACAACTTTCTGGGGAGCCAACACCTCCTATTATCTTACATTATAATGTCAGTCTGCCTGGAGATAATATGACGGAGGAGCCATTTATAGTTCAGAATACATGGACGAGTGAAGCTGGGTGGGGCACAGAGGAACGATGTCCTGCTCACGGGTCTGCCAACATTGTCAATG TTGATGGGCTTGTTCTTTGCAATGAACAAATTGTCAGGAGCACTGTGGAAGAGAATATAAATGTGAGTCATCCTAGTAGTGACGCGTTGGCCAATGTTCCCAGTGGAAGTGCCCATGGAAGCGCTAGTTTCCCTTTTGTTGAAGGGAACCCTTTCACTGCCACATTGTGGGTTGGTCTAGAGGGGTTTCATATGACCGTGAGTGGAAGACATGAAACTTCTTTTGCATATAGGGAG AAACTTGAACCATGGTCAGTTAGCAGAGTGAAAGTGGCAGGTGGTTTGGATCTCTTATCTGCCTTAGCTAAAGGCTTGCCTGTTTCTGAAGACaatgatttagttgttgatcTGGAGCACCTCAAAGCTCCATCAGTTTccaggaaaagacttgtaatgtTGGTTGGGGTTTTCTCTACCGGAAATAATTTTGAGCGTCGAATGGCGTTGAGGAGGTCTTGGATGCAATATGAGGCCGTACGTTCTGGGAATGTAGCTGTCCGATTTTTTATTGGCCTT CACAAGAACAACCAGGTCAATTTTGAGCTATGGAAAGAAGCTCAAGCATATGGGGATGTCCAATTGATGCCCTTTGTTGACTATTACAGCTTGATTGCTTTGAAAACAGTTGCAATTTGCATCTTGGGG ACCAAAATCCTCCCTGCCaaatatatcatgaaaacagATGATGATGCTTTTGTTAGGATTGATGAAGTTCTCTCTAGCCTCAAGGGAAAGGCATCTAATGGCCTCTTGTATGGTCTTATTTCTTTCGAATCAGCTCCACATAGGGATAAAGACAGCAAATGGTATAGTAGTACCGAG gAATGGCCACATGCTTCTTACCCACCATGGGCCCATGGTCCAGGATATATTATCTCTCGGGACATTGCGAAATTCATTGTCCGTGGCCACCAGGAAAGAGATCTCAAG CTTTTTAAACTAGAAGATGTTGCAATGGGCATATGGATCGAACAATTCAAGAAAAGTGGTCAAGAAGTGCATTACATCAACGATGACAGGTTTTACAATGCCGGATGCGAATCAAATTATGTTCTCGCACATTATCAAGGCCCGAGGAAAGTGTTATGCCTTTGGGAGATGCTGCAGAAAGAGCACCAGGCCATTTGCTGCGAGTAA
- the LOC133883105 gene encoding hydroxyproline O-galactosyltransferase GALT3 isoform X2: MKKWSGGMFIMALAMIMFLGYSLIVIRPQKQSAYSFFRNHPANDSHTKDSDFVKSSQMEVKKASKPSKKPPLINIDGLSDLYASKKISGEESKALLVWAHMRMLLSRSDTLPETAEGVKEASVAWKELFSTIEKEKASKFSNSNNTEDKNCPYSVSTLDNTASHGGVVLELPCGLVEDSSITLVGIPDGRYQSFQIELVGSQLSGEPTPPIILHYNVSLPGDNMTEEPFIVQNTWTSEAGWGTEERCPAHGSANIVNVDGLVLCNEQIVRSTVEENINVSHPSSDALANVPSGSAHGSASFPFVEGNPFTATLWVGLEGFHMTVSGRHETSFAYREKLEPWSVSRVKVAGGLDLLSALAKGLPVSEDNDLVVDLEHLKAPSVSRKRLVMLVGVFSTGNNFERRMALRRSWMQYEAVRSGNVAVRFFIGLHKNNQVNFELWKEAQAYGDVQLMPFVDYYSLIALKTVAICILGTKILPAKYIMKTDDDAFVRIDEVLSSLKGKASNGLLYGLISFESAPHRDKDSKWYSSTEEWPHASYPPWAHGPGYIISRDIAKFIVRGHQERDLKGFKLFQTMCSSNRGNSQPDKAF, translated from the exons ATGAAGAAGTGGTCCGGAGGAATGTTTATCATGGCTCTTGCGATGATCATGTTTCTGGGTTACAGCCTTATAGTAATCCGGCCACAGAAGCAGTCAGCATATAGTTTCTTTAGAAACCATCCGGCCAATGATTCTCATACAAAGGACAGTGACTTCGTTAAGTCTTCTCAAATGGAAGTGAAAAAAGCATCAAAGCCATCAAAAAAGCCCCCTCTTATAAATATTGATGGGCTCAGTGATCTGTATGCTTCCAAAAAAATTTCTGGGGAAGAGTCGAAGGCCTTGCTTGTGTGGGCTCACATGCGTATGCTACTGTCGAGGTCTGACACTCTGCCTGAAACAGCTGAGGGGGTTAAAGAGGCTTCCGTAGCTTGGAAAGAATTATTCTCCACAATTGAGAAGGAAAAAGCCTCCAAGTTTAGCAACAGTAACAACACTGAAGATAAGAATTGCCCTTACTCTGTAAGTACACTTGATAATACAGCATCGCATGGTGGAGTCGTTCTTGAGCTCCCTTGTGGTctagttgaagattcttccatTACTTTAGTTGGCATTCCTGATGGGCGCTATCAAAGCTTTCAAATTGAACTTGTAGGCTCACAACTTTCTGGGGAGCCAACACCTCCTATTATCTTACATTATAATGTCAGTCTGCCTGGAGATAATATGACGGAGGAGCCATTTATAGTTCAGAATACATGGACGAGTGAAGCTGGGTGGGGCACAGAGGAACGATGTCCTGCTCACGGGTCTGCCAACATTGTCAATG TTGATGGGCTTGTTCTTTGCAATGAACAAATTGTCAGGAGCACTGTGGAAGAGAATATAAATGTGAGTCATCCTAGTAGTGACGCGTTGGCCAATGTTCCCAGTGGAAGTGCCCATGGAAGCGCTAGTTTCCCTTTTGTTGAAGGGAACCCTTTCACTGCCACATTGTGGGTTGGTCTAGAGGGGTTTCATATGACCGTGAGTGGAAGACATGAAACTTCTTTTGCATATAGGGAG AAACTTGAACCATGGTCAGTTAGCAGAGTGAAAGTGGCAGGTGGTTTGGATCTCTTATCTGCCTTAGCTAAAGGCTTGCCTGTTTCTGAAGACaatgatttagttgttgatcTGGAGCACCTCAAAGCTCCATCAGTTTccaggaaaagacttgtaatgtTGGTTGGGGTTTTCTCTACCGGAAATAATTTTGAGCGTCGAATGGCGTTGAGGAGGTCTTGGATGCAATATGAGGCCGTACGTTCTGGGAATGTAGCTGTCCGATTTTTTATTGGCCTT CACAAGAACAACCAGGTCAATTTTGAGCTATGGAAAGAAGCTCAAGCATATGGGGATGTCCAATTGATGCCCTTTGTTGACTATTACAGCTTGATTGCTTTGAAAACAGTTGCAATTTGCATCTTGGGG ACCAAAATCCTCCCTGCCaaatatatcatgaaaacagATGATGATGCTTTTGTTAGGATTGATGAAGTTCTCTCTAGCCTCAAGGGAAAGGCATCTAATGGCCTCTTGTATGGTCTTATTTCTTTCGAATCAGCTCCACATAGGGATAAAGACAGCAAATGGTATAGTAGTACCGAG gAATGGCCACATGCTTCTTACCCACCATGGGCCCATGGTCCAGGATATATTATCTCTCGGGACATTGCGAAATTCATTGTCCGTGGCCACCAGGAAAGAGATCTCAAG GGATTCAAACTTTTCCAAACAATGTGCAGTAGTAACAGAGGAAATAGTCAGCCAGATAAAG CTTTTTAA